A genomic region of Caulobacter sp. NIBR2454 contains the following coding sequences:
- a CDS encoding phage tail assembly chaperone: MTDWPGMLRVAITMGIAPAAFWRLSLAEWRALTGGGGGEPMTRGGLEALLARFPDEVR, translated from the coding sequence GTGACGGACTGGCCGGGGATGCTGCGGGTCGCGATCACGATGGGGATCGCGCCGGCGGCGTTCTGGCGGCTGTCCCTGGCTGAATGGCGGGCCCTGACCGGAGGCGGCGGGGGCGAGCCGATGACGCGCGGCGGGCTGGAGGCCTTGCTGGCGCGGTTTCCTGACGAGGTGCGGTGA
- a CDS encoding NlpC/P60 family protein: MSVITSATSWIGTPYQHQASVKGAGADCLGMVRGVWREVVGAEPERPPPYRPDWAEIGGGELLVEALGRWMSPVALDKAKAGDVLVFRMAPEAAAKHCAILIADPGGGREGRMVHAYWGRAVVESWLGRWWRSRLAAAFCFPGAE, encoded by the coding sequence ATGAGCGTCATCACCTCCGCGACCTCCTGGATCGGCACGCCGTATCAGCATCAGGCCAGCGTGAAGGGGGCGGGGGCCGACTGCCTGGGGATGGTGCGCGGAGTTTGGCGGGAGGTGGTGGGCGCGGAACCTGAACGGCCGCCGCCCTATCGACCGGACTGGGCGGAGATCGGCGGCGGGGAGCTGCTGGTCGAGGCGCTGGGGCGGTGGATGAGCCCCGTCGCATTGGACAAGGCCAAGGCGGGCGACGTGCTGGTGTTTCGCATGGCGCCGGAGGCGGCGGCCAAGCACTGCGCGATCCTGATCGCCGATCCGGGCGGAGGGCGGGAGGGCCGGATGGTCCACGCCTATTGGGGGCGGGCGGTGGTTGAGAGCTGGCTGGGTCGGTGGTGGCGGTCGCGATTGGCGGCCGCCTTTTGTTTTCCGGGAGCTGAGTGA
- a CDS encoding head-tail connector protein, whose protein sequence is MTQPVSVAEARAFLRVTDDAEDGLIGLMIEAAAQRIAAVVSVAVDADAPAAVRLAVMRLVAHAYEQRESGEPPMGLVEAWIAPWRAVRL, encoded by the coding sequence ATGACCCAACCCGTCTCGGTGGCCGAGGCGAGGGCGTTTTTGCGCGTCACGGATGACGCGGAGGACGGCCTGATCGGGCTGATGATCGAGGCCGCCGCGCAGAGGATCGCGGCGGTGGTGAGCGTGGCGGTGGACGCCGATGCGCCGGCGGCCGTGCGGCTGGCGGTGATGCGGCTGGTCGCCCACGCCTATGAGCAGCGCGAAAGCGGCGAGCCGCCCATGGGGCTGGTGGAGGCGTGGATCGCGCCGTGGCGGGCGGTGCGGCTTTGA
- a CDS encoding phage head completion protein, which produces MDRAVAGGAALSIAAFRKLGRLQAPSVTQTPFGGAVTTWSEVASVWLDLTIPRTRSGGGPAETPVTTDVREAVCRDHADAAQGQRLVVDGDRWRVVRLVRDAPKMGLMTLHLEKD; this is translated from the coding sequence GTGGATCGCGCCGTGGCGGGCGGTGCGGCTTTGAGCATCGCGGCCTTTCGCAAGCTGGGGCGGCTGCAGGCGCCCAGCGTGACCCAGACGCCGTTCGGGGGCGCGGTGACGACCTGGAGCGAGGTCGCAAGCGTGTGGCTGGACCTGACCATCCCGAGGACAAGAAGCGGCGGCGGGCCGGCGGAGACGCCGGTGACGACCGACGTACGCGAGGCGGTGTGCCGCGATCACGCCGATGCGGCCCAAGGCCAGCGGCTGGTGGTGGACGGGGACAGGTGGCGGGTCGTCCGCCTGGTCCGGGACGCGCCGAAGATGGGGCTGATGACGCTGCATCTGGAGAAGGACTGA
- a CDS encoding phage major tail protein, TP901-1 family, with protein sequence MGAQKGRDLLLKIGDGGSPERFETVAGLRARTISLNARSVDVTDGDSVGGWRELLAGAGAKSAAVSGAGVFRDAAADAMIRQAFFDQAGRTWRLVIPDFGTLEGPFLVAALEYAGQHEGEATYAISLASAGAVSFAGI encoded by the coding sequence ATGGGCGCGCAGAAGGGCAGGGATCTCCTGCTGAAGATCGGCGATGGCGGGTCGCCGGAGCGTTTCGAGACGGTGGCGGGCCTGAGGGCGCGGACCATCTCGCTGAACGCCAGGAGCGTGGACGTCACCGACGGCGACAGCGTCGGCGGGTGGCGTGAGCTGCTGGCCGGTGCGGGGGCCAAGTCTGCGGCGGTGTCGGGCGCGGGCGTGTTCCGCGACGCGGCGGCGGACGCGATGATCCGCCAGGCCTTCTTTGATCAGGCGGGGCGGACGTGGCGGCTGGTGATCCCGGACTTCGGGACGCTGGAAGGGCCGTTCCTGGTGGCGGCGCTTGAGTACGCCGGGCAGCACGAGGGCGAGGCGACCTATGCGATCAGCCTGGCCTCGGCGGGGGCGGTGAGCTTTGCGGGGATCTGA
- a CDS encoding phage major capsid protein yields MKETKTAAADPAARAALHEVMAAFEAYKAANDERLDGLESRRGDVLLEEKVARIDAGLNAAQDRVDRALAAGRRPMLEGGRSAEPDERKAAFDRYLKTGADFGLEAKGLSEGTPSAGGHVAPAQLERAILRRLQTTSPMREIAQVRTIGGGVFRKPVSTVGAVAAWVGETAARPETTAPTLDVIDFPAADLYACPAATQALLDDAYVDIDEWLAEEVQDAFAAQETTAFITGDGVNKPKGLLSYTAAADGSATWGQMGYLATGVAGGFPAANPTDKLIDLIYCPKVQYRQKGRFVMNRRTVSAVRKFKDADGNYIWNASLEPGKAPTLLGYPVTEIEAMPDVAANSLAIAFGDFERGYLIVDRAGVKVLRDPYSAKPHVLFYTTKRVGGGMQNFDAVKLLKFSVS; encoded by the coding sequence ATGAAAGAGACCAAGACCGCGGCGGCGGACCCCGCCGCGCGTGCGGCGCTGCATGAGGTGATGGCGGCGTTCGAGGCTTACAAGGCGGCCAATGACGAGCGGCTGGACGGGCTGGAGAGCCGGCGCGGCGATGTGCTGCTGGAGGAGAAGGTGGCGCGCATCGACGCGGGCCTGAACGCGGCGCAGGACCGGGTGGACCGGGCCCTGGCCGCCGGGCGTCGGCCGATGCTGGAGGGCGGGCGAAGCGCGGAGCCGGACGAGCGCAAGGCGGCGTTCGACCGATATCTGAAAACGGGCGCCGATTTTGGGCTGGAGGCCAAGGGCCTGTCGGAGGGCACGCCCAGCGCTGGCGGTCATGTGGCGCCTGCGCAATTGGAGCGGGCGATCCTTCGTCGCCTTCAGACCACCAGCCCCATGCGCGAGATCGCCCAGGTGCGGACCATCGGCGGCGGGGTGTTCCGCAAGCCGGTCTCGACCGTTGGCGCGGTCGCCGCGTGGGTGGGTGAGACGGCGGCGCGGCCGGAGACCACGGCCCCGACCCTGGACGTGATCGATTTCCCGGCGGCCGATCTGTACGCCTGTCCAGCGGCCACCCAGGCGCTGCTGGACGACGCCTATGTGGACATCGACGAATGGCTGGCCGAGGAGGTGCAGGACGCCTTCGCCGCGCAGGAGACCACGGCCTTCATCACCGGCGACGGGGTGAACAAGCCCAAGGGCCTGCTGTCCTATACCGCCGCGGCGGACGGGTCGGCGACCTGGGGGCAGATGGGCTATCTGGCCACGGGCGTGGCGGGCGGTTTCCCGGCGGCGAACCCGACGGACAAGCTGATCGACCTGATCTATTGCCCCAAGGTGCAGTACCGCCAGAAGGGCCGCTTCGTGATGAACCGGCGCACGGTGTCGGCGGTGCGCAAGTTCAAGGACGCGGACGGCAATTACATCTGGAATGCTTCCCTGGAGCCAGGGAAAGCCCCGACTCTGCTGGGCTATCCGGTGACCGAGATCGAGGCGATGCCGGACGTGGCGGCCAACAGCCTGGCGATCGCGTTCGGGGATTTCGAGCGCGGCTATCTGATCGTCGACCGGGCCGGGGTGAAGGTGCTGCGCGACCCATACAGCGCCAAGCCGCACGTGCTGTTCTACACCACCAAGCGCGTGGGCGGCGGGATGCAGAACTTCGACGCCGTGAAGCTGCTGAAGTTTTCGGTGAGCTGA
- a CDS encoding alpha/beta fold hydrolase, translating to MPVVLVPGYMTDADLWTDVLPALERVGRVSHADVTRDDTVEEMARRLVADAPERFVLIGFSMGGYVAREAARLAPERVSALALIATSARGDNHIQAARRAAVAGQMKPEAFKGLSHGAVAASLRPGADEAQVERVRAMSRRLGAEVFRRQSLLVREDDLERLGEIACPTLVVAAGQDQLRTLDEARELADGIAGATLKVIEGSGHMIPMEAPDALSAVLSEWFAGLAEIAG from the coding sequence ATGCCCGTCGTCCTTGTGCCCGGCTACATGACCGACGCGGATCTGTGGACCGACGTCCTTCCCGCGCTGGAGCGGGTCGGGCGGGTGAGCCATGCGGACGTGACGCGGGACGATACGGTCGAGGAGATGGCGCGGCGGCTGGTGGCGGATGCGCCGGAGCGGTTCGTGCTGATCGGTTTCTCCATGGGCGGTTATGTGGCCCGCGAGGCGGCGCGGCTGGCGCCCGAGCGCGTGTCGGCCCTGGCGCTGATCGCCACCTCGGCGCGGGGCGACAATCACATACAGGCGGCGCGCCGCGCGGCGGTGGCGGGCCAGATGAAGCCCGAGGCGTTCAAGGGCCTGAGCCACGGGGCGGTGGCCGCTTCTCTGCGGCCAGGCGCGGACGAGGCGCAGGTAGAGCGGGTGCGGGCCATGAGCCGGCGGCTGGGGGCCGAGGTGTTCCGGCGGCAGTCGCTGCTGGTTCGCGAGGACGACCTGGAGCGGCTGGGCGAGATCGCCTGTCCGACCCTGGTGGTGGCGGCGGGGCAGGACCAGCTGCGCACGCTCGATGAGGCGCGGGAGCTGGCGGACGGCATTGCCGGCGCGACCCTGAAGGTCATCGAAGGCTCGGGACACATGATCCCGATGGAGGCGCCGGACGCCCTGTCGGCGGTGCTGAGCGAGTGGTTCGCGGGGCTGGCGGAAATCGCCGGCTAG
- a CDS encoding DUF3168 domain-containing protein, whose amino-acid sequence MDAERALQGALITLLREAPGLQPLLGDPVRVFDATPEKPTYPYLALGRSQVRALPEYGGGVDDGLEHSLTLTCVSRFDGTEEAKAITAALRAVLHGASPAMEGWRVVNLTTTFADVFRAADRRSVFGVLRVRVVTEAAE is encoded by the coding sequence ATGGACGCTGAACGGGCCCTGCAAGGGGCGCTGATCACCCTGTTGCGCGAGGCGCCGGGGCTGCAGCCGCTGCTGGGAGATCCGGTGCGGGTGTTCGACGCGACGCCGGAGAAGCCGACCTATCCGTATCTGGCTCTTGGGCGGTCGCAGGTGCGGGCTCTTCCCGAATATGGGGGCGGCGTGGACGACGGGCTGGAGCATTCGCTGACCCTGACCTGCGTGTCGCGCTTCGACGGGACGGAAGAGGCCAAGGCGATCACGGCGGCCCTGCGGGCGGTGCTGCACGGGGCGTCGCCGGCCATGGAGGGATGGCGGGTGGTCAACCTGACCACGACCTTCGCCGACGTGTTCCGGGCGGCCGACCGACGCAGCGTGTTCGGGGTGCTGCGGGTGCGGGTGGTGACTGAGGCTGCGGAATAG
- a CDS encoding phage tail tape measure protein encodes MTIGPIKGDCGCGGGDVFDEGKGPGGCLPQPGDLDEIGKEGEEAGKRVQTAFEKAAEAMGKSLSRAARDGKISMGELAQAVIGAVGAAYGDKLGGLGKTILGTLGGLFSGARADGGPVVGGGAYLVGERGPEVFRPHGAGTVEPLGAGGGMTVNVMVQGGGAEGLVRSEAQIAQALARAVSLGARRA; translated from the coding sequence ATGACGATTGGCCCCATCAAGGGCGATTGCGGATGCGGCGGGGGTGATGTCTTCGACGAAGGCAAGGGCCCCGGTGGCTGTCTTCCTCAACCCGGCGATCTGGACGAGATCGGCAAGGAGGGCGAGGAGGCCGGCAAGCGGGTGCAGACCGCCTTCGAGAAGGCGGCGGAGGCCATGGGCAAGTCCCTGAGCCGGGCGGCGCGGGACGGCAAGATCAGCATGGGCGAGCTGGCCCAGGCGGTGATCGGCGCGGTGGGCGCGGCCTATGGCGACAAGCTGGGCGGCCTTGGCAAGACGATCCTGGGGACGCTAGGCGGACTGTTCAGCGGGGCGCGGGCGGACGGCGGACCGGTGGTGGGCGGCGGGGCCTATCTGGTCGGCGAGCGTGGGCCGGAGGTGTTCCGCCCGCACGGCGCGGGGACCGTGGAGCCCCTGGGCGCCGGCGGCGGGATGACCGTCAATGTGATGGTGCAGGGCGGCGGGGCCGAGGGCCTCGTCCGCTCGGAAGCGCAGATCGCCCAGGCCCTGGCGCGGGCGGTGAGTTTGGGCGCGCGAAGAGCTTAG
- a CDS encoding baseplate hub domain-containing protein encodes MRPVAEALIARIENGEAMLCHVWILRRRDGETLGFTDHDRDLPVEGVTCRAASGWTAGAVEQALGFAPGSAAGAGGLDSEAITEADIEAGKYDGATVECRRVDWTRLDLWVLLWRASVTRIRREGAGFLAELEGPLAQLDRMAGRTFGRLCDANLGDAGCRVATDHPALGQGCDKRAATCRERFGNFVRFRGFPTIPGDDFILAHPADGERHDGGTRCGAGVAR; translated from the coding sequence ATGCGTCCGGTCGCGGAGGCGCTGATCGCGCGGATCGAGAACGGCGAGGCGATGCTTTGCCATGTTTGGATCCTGCGGCGGCGGGACGGGGAGACGCTGGGCTTCACCGACCATGATCGGGATCTGCCGGTCGAGGGCGTGACGTGCCGGGCCGCCAGCGGCTGGACCGCCGGGGCGGTGGAGCAGGCGCTGGGTTTCGCGCCGGGCTCGGCGGCTGGGGCCGGCGGTCTGGACAGCGAGGCGATCACGGAGGCCGACATCGAGGCCGGGAAATACGACGGGGCGACGGTGGAGTGCCGCCGGGTGGACTGGACGCGGCTGGATCTGTGGGTGCTCCTGTGGCGGGCGTCGGTGACGCGCATCCGACGCGAGGGCGCGGGGTTCCTGGCCGAGCTGGAAGGGCCGCTGGCGCAGCTGGACCGCATGGCGGGGCGCACATTCGGGCGGCTGTGCGACGCGAACCTAGGCGACGCCGGGTGTCGGGTGGCGACGGATCACCCGGCGTTGGGCCAGGGCTGCGACAAGCGGGCGGCGACCTGCCGCGAGCGGTTCGGCAATTTCGTGAGGTTCCGGGGCTTTCCGACCATTCCGGGCGACGACTTCATCCTGGCGCACCCCGCTGACGGGGAGCGGCATGATGGGGGGACGCGGTGCGGTGCGGGGGTGGCGCGGTGA
- a CDS encoding baseplate multidomain protein megatron encodes MSQVVLGAAKNVVGSLAMGMVGGFLSNLLAPRQQVGPRIPELQMRSTAEGGPLPAVFGKARVAGQVIWAARFREHRDDNGGGKTPKTKSYRYSLSFAVALCEGPIDGIGRVWADGKPLDMNGVTMRLHHGAEDQAPDPLIVAVEGDAPAYGGVAYVVFEDLSLAPFGNRPPSLSFEVFNNPGAGLERKLKGVCLIPGAGEFVYAGETVLRKDDELGYKAENVNNASGVPDMTIALDQLAAQFPNLESVTLVVSWMGTDLRCGECEIKPGVESTYKETLPVSWRVAGLWRGEAHVISRIDAGPVYGGTPSDASVRQAIAALKARGWKVALYPFVMMDVPPGNGLPDPWGAPEQAKFPWRGRITCHPAAGRPGSPDGTSAAAEQAAAFFDREWGLRRMVLHYARLAAEEGVERFVIGSELRGLTTVRGAGNSYPAVTKLRDLAGDCRAILGPEVEITYAADWSEYFGHQPADGSGDLHFHLDPLWADEAVDVVGIDWYPPMADWRDGAGHLDAALGGPYSPAYLAAHQAGGENFDWFYASPEDRAAQRRTPITDATHGEPWVYRSKDLKSWWSNRHHDRPGGVRSATPTAWVPMSKPIRLIEFGCPAVDKGANSPNLFIDPKSSESFLPPFSNGLRDDLGQRRCLEAVLAHFDSPANNPTSPVYGGPMVAGASAWCWDARPYPDFPARAAVWKDAPNWQLGHWLTGRAGTSTLGDLVTAIGARAGVVIDPGDVTGQVTGYVIDRPMSVRDALGPLSLAFGFDARERAGVPSLVAQDGAATGTLGVLALPDGREAAVSASRGLEAPTDAVRARFIDETADYQTGALSVRRDPAGEGDVESLDLPIVCVAGVCEQAARRRMDRSVSVRRTASANLSMTDALRLEVGDRVDFEGGLWRVTRLSLDERPRADLEIVMAGPPPVAAPPEWNPPPVIEPVGPPVLHLLDLPGDERPLAALATDPWRPFEVHGGASVQGLTVRGRAEQPASVGVLVEDLAAGPKHRWDRASSLLVRLSGVPPQNRTESAVLGGANRLAVRRGGGWEIVQFAQAELVEAGVWRLSNLLRGQGGAAAEAVAAGAAVVMLDEALVRLEVFEAELGLPLIWRAAPAGGPPGGLAMTQAEFAWRGAALRPWAPAHLRARRVGEDVVVSWVRCARTGGDGWDGFEVPLGEEVERYRVQVVVGGAVVRTVEAAAPGWIYSAAMRATDGAGAGTVRVSQLSMRVGWGAVAEVSF; translated from the coding sequence ATGTCGCAGGTGGTGCTGGGGGCGGCGAAGAACGTCGTCGGGTCGCTGGCCATGGGGATGGTCGGCGGGTTCCTGAGCAACCTGCTGGCGCCGCGCCAGCAGGTGGGGCCGCGCATTCCCGAGCTGCAGATGCGGTCGACGGCGGAGGGCGGACCGTTGCCGGCGGTGTTCGGCAAGGCGCGGGTGGCGGGTCAGGTGATCTGGGCCGCCCGATTTAGGGAGCACCGTGATGACAACGGCGGGGGCAAGACGCCCAAGACCAAGAGCTACCGCTACAGCCTGTCGTTCGCGGTGGCGCTTTGTGAGGGGCCGATCGACGGGATCGGACGGGTTTGGGCCGACGGCAAGCCGCTGGACATGAACGGCGTAACCATGCGGCTGCATCACGGCGCCGAGGACCAGGCGCCGGACCCGCTGATCGTGGCGGTGGAAGGCGATGCGCCGGCCTATGGCGGGGTGGCCTATGTGGTGTTCGAGGATCTGTCGCTGGCGCCGTTCGGCAACCGGCCGCCAAGCCTGTCGTTTGAGGTGTTCAATAATCCGGGGGCGGGGCTGGAGCGCAAGCTGAAGGGCGTGTGCCTGATCCCCGGGGCGGGGGAGTTCGTCTATGCCGGCGAGACGGTGCTGAGGAAGGATGATGAGCTCGGCTACAAGGCCGAGAACGTCAACAACGCCAGCGGCGTGCCGGACATGACGATCGCCCTGGACCAGCTGGCGGCGCAGTTTCCGAACCTGGAGAGCGTGACGCTGGTGGTGTCGTGGATGGGCACCGACCTGCGGTGCGGGGAATGCGAGATCAAGCCGGGGGTCGAAAGCACGTACAAGGAGACGCTGCCGGTGTCCTGGCGGGTCGCCGGACTGTGGCGGGGCGAGGCGCACGTGATCTCGCGGATCGACGCAGGACCGGTCTATGGCGGGACGCCGAGCGATGCGTCGGTGCGGCAGGCCATCGCGGCGCTGAAGGCGCGAGGCTGGAAGGTGGCGCTGTATCCGTTCGTGATGATGGACGTGCCGCCGGGCAATGGGCTGCCTGATCCCTGGGGCGCACCAGAGCAGGCGAAGTTTCCCTGGCGCGGGCGGATCACCTGCCACCCGGCGGCGGGACGGCCGGGATCGCCGGACGGGACGAGTGCGGCGGCGGAACAGGCGGCGGCGTTCTTCGACAGGGAGTGGGGTCTGCGGCGAATGGTGCTGCACTACGCCCGGCTCGCGGCGGAGGAAGGGGTCGAGCGGTTCGTGATCGGCTCGGAACTGCGCGGGCTGACGACCGTGCGCGGGGCGGGAAATTCCTATCCGGCGGTGACGAAGTTGCGGGACCTGGCGGGGGACTGCCGGGCGATCCTGGGGCCGGAGGTGGAGATCACCTATGCGGCCGACTGGAGCGAGTATTTCGGGCATCAGCCGGCGGACGGGTCTGGCGATTTGCATTTCCATCTCGATCCGCTGTGGGCGGATGAAGCGGTCGATGTGGTGGGGATCGACTGGTACCCGCCCATGGCCGACTGGCGCGACGGGGCGGGGCACCTGGACGCGGCGTTGGGCGGGCCGTATTCGCCGGCCTATCTGGCCGCGCATCAGGCGGGCGGGGAGAATTTCGACTGGTTCTATGCGAGCCCGGAGGATCGGGCGGCGCAGCGGCGCACGCCGATCACGGACGCGACGCATGGGGAGCCGTGGGTCTATCGGTCCAAGGACCTGAAGAGCTGGTGGTCGAACCGGCATCATGACCGGCCGGGCGGGGTGCGGTCGGCGACGCCGACGGCGTGGGTTCCGATGAGCAAGCCCATCCGTCTGATCGAGTTCGGTTGCCCGGCGGTGGACAAGGGGGCCAACAGCCCGAACCTGTTCATCGATCCCAAGAGCAGCGAGAGCTTCCTGCCGCCGTTCAGCAACGGGCTGCGGGACGACCTGGGGCAGAGGCGATGCCTGGAGGCTGTGCTGGCGCACTTCGACAGTCCGGCGAACAATCCGACATCGCCTGTCTATGGCGGGCCGATGGTGGCCGGGGCGAGCGCCTGGTGCTGGGACGCGCGGCCCTATCCGGACTTTCCGGCGCGGGCGGCGGTGTGGAAGGACGCGCCCAACTGGCAGCTGGGGCACTGGCTGACGGGGCGAGCGGGAACATCGACGCTGGGTGATCTGGTTACGGCCATAGGGGCGCGGGCGGGTGTGGTCATCGATCCGGGCGACGTGACCGGGCAGGTGACGGGCTATGTGATCGACCGGCCGATGAGCGTGCGCGATGCACTGGGGCCACTGTCGCTGGCGTTCGGGTTCGATGCGCGGGAGCGGGCGGGCGTACCGTCGCTGGTGGCGCAGGACGGCGCGGCGACGGGGACGCTGGGCGTGCTGGCCTTGCCGGACGGGCGGGAGGCGGCGGTGAGCGCCTCGCGCGGGCTGGAGGCGCCGACGGACGCGGTGCGGGCGCGGTTCATCGACGAGACGGCGGACTACCAGACCGGGGCGCTGAGCGTGCGGCGCGATCCGGCGGGCGAGGGCGATGTGGAGAGCCTGGACCTTCCCATCGTCTGCGTCGCGGGGGTGTGCGAGCAGGCGGCGCGGCGACGGATGGACCGAAGCGTGTCGGTGCGGCGGACGGCGAGCGCGAACCTGTCGATGACCGACGCCCTGCGGCTGGAGGTCGGGGACCGGGTGGATTTCGAGGGCGGGCTTTGGCGGGTCACGCGGCTGTCGCTGGACGAGCGCCCGAGGGCGGACCTGGAGATCGTGATGGCGGGACCGCCGCCGGTCGCCGCGCCGCCGGAATGGAATCCGCCGCCGGTGATTGAGCCTGTCGGGCCGCCGGTTCTGCATCTATTGGACTTGCCGGGAGATGAGCGGCCGCTGGCGGCGCTGGCGACCGATCCGTGGCGGCCGTTCGAGGTGCATGGCGGGGCGAGCGTCCAGGGGCTGACCGTGCGGGGTCGGGCAGAGCAGCCGGCGTCGGTGGGCGTGCTGGTGGAGGACCTGGCGGCGGGGCCGAAGCATCGCTGGGATAGGGCGTCGAGTCTGTTGGTTCGGCTGTCGGGCGTGCCGCCGCAGAACCGGACGGAAAGCGCGGTGCTGGGCGGAGCCAACCGGCTGGCGGTCAGGCGCGGCGGGGGCTGGGAGATCGTGCAGTTCGCGCAGGCGGAGCTGGTCGAGGCCGGGGTGTGGCGGTTGTCGAATCTGCTGCGCGGTCAGGGTGGCGCGGCGGCGGAGGCCGTGGCGGCCGGCGCGGCGGTGGTGATGCTGGATGAAGCGCTGGTGCGGCTGGAGGTCTTCGAGGCCGAGCTCGGACTGCCGCTGATCTGGCGCGCCGCGCCGGCGGGCGGGCCGCCGGGCGGGCTGGCCATGACGCAGGCGGAGTTCGCCTGGCGCGGGGCGGCTTTGCGGCCGTGGGCGCCGGCGCATCTGAGGGCGCGGCGGGTCGGTGAGGATGTTGTGGTGAGCTGGGTTCGTTGTGCGCGGACCGGCGGCGACGGCTGGGACGGCTTCGAGGTCCCGCTGGGCGAGGAGGTCGAGCGGTACCGAGTACAGGTGGTCGTCGGCGGGGCGGTGGTGCGGACGGTCGAGGCGGCTGCGCCGGGGTGGATTTATAGCGCGGCGATGCGGGCGACGGATGGCGCCGGGGCCGGGACGGTGAGGGTTAGTCAGCTGTCCATGCGGGTCGGATGGGGTGCGGTGGCGGAGGTCAGCTTCTGA
- a CDS encoding DUF2460 domain-containing protein, translating to MSFHEARLPARLGFGTTGGVERRTEIVTLASGFEQRSTPWSQGRRRYLIGAGVRSLDDAATLVAFFEARRGRLHGFRFKDFSDFKSCAPSGAPAAGDQLLGVGDGTRTQFHLVKAYGEGPGAALRPIAKPAPGTVKVQVGAVALGVGAFSVDAVTGMVTLAAAPAAGAEVRAGFEFDTPVRFDSDRIEVTLEGFDAGRVVAVPLIEVRV from the coding sequence ATGTCTTTTCATGAAGCGCGCCTGCCCGCGCGACTGGGTTTCGGAACTACCGGTGGGGTTGAGCGGCGGACTGAGATCGTGACCCTGGCGTCGGGGTTCGAGCAGCGTTCAACGCCCTGGAGCCAAGGACGGCGGCGGTACCTGATCGGGGCCGGAGTGCGGTCGCTGGACGACGCGGCGACGCTGGTGGCGTTCTTCGAGGCGCGGCGCGGGCGGCTGCATGGATTCCGGTTCAAGGATTTCTCGGACTTCAAGTCCTGCGCGCCATCGGGTGCGCCGGCGGCGGGCGACCAGTTGCTGGGCGTCGGGGACGGGACGCGGACGCAATTCCACCTGGTGAAGGCCTATGGCGAGGGACCGGGGGCGGCTCTGCGGCCGATCGCCAAACCGGCGCCGGGCACGGTGAAGGTGCAGGTGGGGGCGGTGGCGCTGGGGGTGGGCGCGTTCAGCGTCGATGCGGTGACGGGGATGGTGACCTTGGCGGCCGCGCCGGCGGCGGGGGCCGAGGTGCGGGCGGGGTTCGAGTTCGACACGCCGGTGCGCTTCGACAGCGACCGCATCGAGGTGACCCTGGAGGGGTTCGACGCGGGGCGGGTGGTGGCGGTGCCGCTGATCGAGGTGCGGGTCTGA
- a CDS encoding DUF805 domain-containing protein: MDWKFLFVSVDGRIGQKDFWIGALLIFVAGIVLGWIPLIGWLASLGLIWCWIAISAKRLHDFNKSAWLIAIPLAVMMILGFISVIFAGIGMAIGSLLDGYPEAAIAGGMMGMFGIMSLSSLVGLAFLLWVGLSKGDAGPNQYGPAPTRSQFDGNTPPPPPADVPPTV, from the coding sequence ATGGATTGGAAGTTTTTGTTCGTGTCGGTCGATGGACGCATCGGCCAGAAGGATTTCTGGATCGGCGCCCTGCTGATCTTCGTGGCCGGCATCGTGCTCGGCTGGATTCCGCTGATCGGCTGGCTCGCCAGCCTGGGCCTGATCTGGTGCTGGATCGCGATCTCCGCCAAGCGCCTGCATGACTTCAACAAGAGCGCCTGGCTGATCGCCATTCCCCTGGCGGTCATGATGATCCTGGGCTTCATCAGCGTGATCTTCGCGGGCATCGGAATGGCCATCGGATCGCTGCTGGACGGCTATCCGGAAGCCGCCATCGCCGGCGGCATGATGGGCATGTTCGGGATCATGTCCCTGTCCAGCCTCGTCGGTCTGGCCTTCCTGCTCTGGGTCGGCCTGTCCAAGGGCGACGCCGGTCCCAACCAGTACGGCCCCGCGCCAACCCGCAGCCAGTTCGACGGCAATACGCCGCCGCCTCCGCCGGCCGACGTTCCGCCGACGGTCTGA
- a CDS encoding GTA-gp10 family protein yields the protein MNGARGEVSVVLAGEPRRLCLTLGALAEMETALGVAGAAMGERLGRLSASDLAVVLAALLRGGGEDAAVAEKAGPAEAAEAVAAAFEAAA from the coding sequence GTGAACGGGGCGCGGGGTGAGGTGTCGGTCGTGCTGGCGGGCGAGCCGAGGCGGCTGTGCCTGACCCTGGGCGCGCTGGCGGAGATGGAGACGGCGCTGGGAGTGGCGGGCGCGGCCATGGGCGAGCGGCTGGGGCGGTTGTCGGCGTCGGACCTGGCGGTGGTGCTGGCGGCGCTGTTGCGCGGCGGCGGCGAGGACGCGGCGGTGGCCGAGAAGGCCGGACCGGCGGAGGCGGCGGAAGCCGTGGCGGCGGCGTTCGAGGCGGCGGCGTGA